A part of Salvelinus alpinus chromosome 5, SLU_Salpinus.1, whole genome shotgun sequence genomic DNA contains:
- the LOC139576942 gene encoding serine/threonine-protein phosphatase 6 catalytic subunit-like, whose amino-acid sequence MAPLDLGKYAEIAKQCKYLPENDLKRLCDYVCDLLLEESNVQPVSTPVTVCGDIHGQGDFVDRGYYSLETFTYLLVLKAKWPDRITLLRGNHESRQITQVYGFYDECQTKYGNANAWRYCTKVFDMLTVAALMDEQILCVHGGLSPDIKTLDQIRTIERNQEIPHKGAFCDLVWSDPEDVDTWAISPRGAGWLFGAKVTNEFVHINNLTLICRAHQLVHEGYKFMFDEKLVTVWSAPNYCYRCGNIASIMVFKDANTREPKLFRAVPDSERVIPPRTTTPYFL is encoded by the exons AGGTTATGTGATTATGTATGTGACCTATTGCTGGAGGAATCCAATGTCCAGCCTGTGTCCACccctgtgactgtgtgtggagaTATACATGGACAG GGTGACTTTGTTGACCGGGGATATTACAGCTTGGAGACATTCACATACCTGCTGGTGTTAAAAGCCAAATGGCCTGACCGCATCACGCTTTTAAGAGGAAACCACGAAAGCAGACAAATAACCCAAGTATATGGCTTTTATG ATGAATGCCAAACCAAATATGGAAATGCCAATGCCTGGCGCTACTGTACCAAAGTGTTTGATATGTTAACAGTTGCAGCG CTGATGGATGAGCAGATTCTGTGTGTTCATGGGGGCCTCTCCCCAGACATAAAGACCCTGGACCAAATCAGAACCATTGAGCGGAACCAGGAGATCCCCCACAAGGGAGCATTCTGTGACCTTGTCTGGTCAGACCCCGAGGACGTCGACACCTGGGCCATCAGCCCCAGGGGAGCTGGGTGGCTGTTTGGTGCAAAGGTCACCAATGAG TTTGTTCACATCAACAACTTGACGTTGATCTGTCGGGCACATCAACTAGTCCATGAAGGTTACAAGTTCATGTTTGATGAGAAGCTGGTCACGGTCTGGTCAGCTCCTAACTACTGCTATCGCTGTGGCAACATTGCCTCCATCATGGTCTTCAAAGACGCCAATACAAGGGAGCCCAAACTGTTCCGGGCGGTGCCCGACTCGGAGAGAGTAATTCCACCCAGAACAACGACACCATATTTCCTGTAA
- the LOC139576943 gene encoding golgin subfamily A member 1-like isoform X1, translating into MFAKLKKKIAEEAATAPRTGVRMLRSYSKESITSVGADSGDDFASDGSSSRDDLSSQILRRNDQIRKLEAKLSDYAEQLRLMQKTKDKLEIALEKHQDSSMRKLQDQNETHQANRAKMAEGMALALDKKDQEWMERISTLEQEKTSLSVRLDDMMEQSLTLFQKRDDLDELEGFQQQELAKVKHMLLSKEEQLVQRERVLHQKGAELQMAKKGLAEAQEQLRALGEEHQESCRLNTELEMEREELLEVREEAEKKISELEGRGQNLQKVIQQVSEDFQKSQSRAAAVEKSLRTLQMENNALKLEQHKAAVTDEDKERVLLDLQEKNSSLERRLHGNLSEDELLQELLKEKSTLEQRLEDTRVELLEARTNHADTVSSLEAQISRLNNNVTELQTLLRHKDDSSKNYRERTDAQIAGLEQQVQESNERLKNTEQQISDKQAHLDKLQAEWSVERDSLQQQVSAERQQGQERAGRLEEQLTALQTERDTEHTSAQARISELEQERASLLRGRDKADVALRRQAEELEQARSELSSRQTVSVEIAVALRRQAEELEQARSELSSRQTVSVEIAMALEDTRRQKEELQLQVVEMMASLQTTSQELAHVTEQLKRKEEDLQTLRNELQSAQSSLSQLQEEAEGLQAAAQERQEEKDSQLVSLRQELLTQNEQLDSCQLRVSELEVEVETLTLQQTPELCELDQNGTVTVDDLDHMQKANRDLEQQLSDKNKTIKQLQQRLAELKRTLQKELKLKPETESDGKERAQEGRGERQERPDRIFTEPTPGPAPGPNTTVTNTSDLNDSREINFEYLKHVVLKFMSSREAEAYQLIRAVSVLLNFTGEEEDMLKQTLEYKMSWFGSKPPPKGIVRPSVSGAPAHWS; encoded by the exons ATGTTTGCCAAACTGAAAAAGAAGATTGCtgaggaggcagccacagcccccCGGACCGGAGTCCGCATGCTTCGCTCCTACAGCAAAGAGTCCATTACGTCAGTGGGGGCAGACTCGGGGGATGATTTT GCCTCTGATGGCAGTAGCTCCAGGGACGACCTCTCCTCCCAGATCCTCAGAAGGAATGATCAGATTCGCAAGCTGGAGGCCAAACTATCAG ACTACGCTGAGCAGCTCCGACTTATGCAGAAGACCAAGGACAAGCTTGAAATTGCATTAGAAAAACATCAGGATT CCTCCATGAGGAAACTGCAGGACCAGAATGAGACTCACCAGGCCAATAGAGCCAAAATGGCCGAAGGCATGGCTTTGGCACTGGACAAGAAGGATCAG GAATGGATGGAAAGGATATCTACGCTGGAGCAG GAGAAAACATCTCTGTCTGTGAGGCTAGATGATATGATGGAGCAGAGCCTTACTCTGTTCCAGAAGAGGGATGACCTGGACGAGCTGGAGGGCTTCCAGCAGCAGGAGCTCGCCAAAGTCAAACACATG TTACTGAGCAAGGAGGAGCAGCTGGTCCAGCGGGAGCGAGTGCTCCACCAGAAGGGTGCCGAGCTGCAGATGGCCAAGAAGGGTCTGGCCGAAGCCCAGGAGCAGCTGCGGGCTCTGGGAGAGGAGCATCAGGAAAGTTGCAGGCTCAACACGGAGCTGGAGATGGAGAG AGAGGAGCTGCTGGAGGTCAGGGAGGAGGCTGAGAAGAAGATTAGTGAGCTGGAGGGCAGAGGCCAGAACCTGCAGAAGGTCATCCAACAGGTATCTGAGGACTTCCAGAAG TCGCAGAGCAGGGCAGCAGCTGTAGAGAAGTCTCTCCGTACGTTACAAATGGAGAACAATGCCCTGAAGCTGGAGCAACACAAA GCTGCAGTGACTGATGAGGACAAGGAGCGTGTGCTGCTGGACCTGCAGGAGAAGAACTCCTCTCTGGAGAGACGTCTGCATGGTAACCTGAGTGAAGACGAGCTCCTCCAGGAGCTGCTCAAAGAG AAGTCCACTCTGGAGCAGAGGCTGGAGGACACGAGAGTTGAGCTGCTGGAGGCACGCACCAACCATGCAGACACGGTTAGCTCTTTGGAGGCTCAG ATATCCAGACTCAACAACAACGTGACTGAACTACAGACCCTGCTACGACACAAAGATGACTCCTCCAAGAATTACAGAGAGAGAACGGACGCACAG ATAGCAGGTCTGGAAcagcaggtgcaggagagcaatGAGAGGCTCAAGAACACTGAGCAGCAGATCTCTGACAAACAAGCACATCTAGACAAACTG CAGGCAGAGTGGAGTGTGGAGAGGGACAGTCTGCAGCAGCAGGTGTCTGCAGAGCGGCAACAGGGCCAGGAGAGGGCAGGTCGGCTGGAGGAGCAGCTCACTGcactgcagacagagagagacaccgaaCACACCTCTGCCCAAGCCAGGATT AGTGAGTTGGAGCAAGAGAGAGCCTCTCTGCTGAGGGGGAGGGATAAAGCTGACGTGGCTCTGAGGAGGCAGGCAGAGGAGCTGGAGCAGGCCAGG TCAGAGCTGAGCAGCAGGCAGACAGTGAGTGTGGAGATAGCCGTGGCTCTGAGGAGGCAGGCAGAGGAGCTGGAGCAGGCCAGG TCAGAGCTGAGCAGCAGGCAGACAGTGAGTGTGGAGATAGCCATGGCTCTGGAGGACACCAGGAGACAGAAGGAGGAGCTCCAACTACAG GTAGTAGAGATGATGGCGTCACTTCAAACAACATCGCAGGAACTGGCCCACGTCACTGAGCAGCTGAAGCGGAAAGAAGAGGATCTCCAAACACTTCGCAATG AGCTGCAGAGCGCCCAGAGCTCCCTGTCCCAGCTGCAAGAGGAGGCGGAGGGGCTGCAGGCAGCAGcccaggagagacaggaggagaaggaCAGCCAGCTGGTCAGCTTGAGGCAGGAGCTCCTAACCCAGAACGAGCAGTTGGACTCCTGCCAGTTACGG GTATCAGAgctggaggtagaggtagagactctGACGTTGCAGCAGACTCCAGAGCTGTGTGAACTGGACCAGAATGGGACTGTGACGGTGGATGACCTGGACCACATGCAGAAGGCCAACCGAGACCTGGAGCAGCAGCTCAGTGACAAGAACAAG ACCATTAAGCAGCTGCAGCAGAGGCTAGCAGAGCTAAAGAGGACCTTGCAGAAGGAGCTG AAGCTGAAACCTGAAACAGAGTCCGATGGGAAAGAGAGGGCccaagaagggagaggagagaggcaagAGAGGCCAGACAGAATCTTTACAGAGCCCACTCCAGGCCCGGCCCCGGGCCCAAACACCACTGTCACCAACACATCTGATCTCAATGACTCACGAGAGATCAACTTTGAGTACCTCAAACACGTGGTGCTAAAATTCATGTCATCCAGAGAGGCTGAG GCCTATCAGCTGATCAGAGCAGTGTCTGTGTTGCTGAACTTCACTGGTGAGGAAGAGGACATGTTGAAGCAGACTCTGGAGTACAAG
- the LOC139576943 gene encoding golgin subfamily A member 1-like isoform X4 translates to MFAKLKKKIAEEAATAPRTGVRMLRSYSKESITSVGADSGDDFASDGSSSRDDLSSQILRRNDQIRKLEAKLSDYAEQLRLMQKTKDKLEIALEKHQDSSMRKLQDQNETHQANRAKMAEGMALALDKKDQEWMERISTLEQEKTSLSVRLDDMMEQSLTLFQKRDDLDELEGFQQQELAKVKHMLLSKEEQLVQRERVLHQKGAELQMAKKGLAEAQEQLRALGEEHQESCRLNTELEMEREELLEVREEAEKKISELEGRGQNLQKVIQQVSEDFQKSQSRAAAVEKSLRTLQMENNALKLEQHKAAVTDEDKERVLLDLQEKNSSLERRLHGNLSEDELLQELLKEKSTLEQRLEDTRVELLEARTNHADTVSSLEAQISRLNNNVTELQTLLRHKDDSSKNYRERTDAQIAGLEQQVQESNERLKNTEQQISDKQAHLDKLQAEWSVERDSLQQQVSAERQQGQERAGRLEEQLTALQTERDTEHTSAQARISELEQERASLLRGRDKADVALRRQAEELEQARSELSSRQTVSVEIAMALEDTRRQKEELQLQVVEMMASLQTTSQELAHVTEQLKRKEEDLQTLRNELQSAQSSLSQLQEEAEGLQAAAQERQEEKDSQLVSLRQELLTQNEQLDSCQLRVSELEVEVETLTLQQTPELCELDQNGTVTVDDLDHMQKANRDLEQQLSDKNKTIKQLQQRLAELKRTLQKELKLKPETESDGKERAQEGRGERQERPDRIFTEPTPGPAPGPNTTVTNTSDLNDSREINFEYLKHVVLKFMSSREAEAYQLIRAVSVLLNFTGEEEDMLKQTLEYKMSWFGSKPPPKGIVRPSVSGAPAHWS, encoded by the exons ATGTTTGCCAAACTGAAAAAGAAGATTGCtgaggaggcagccacagcccccCGGACCGGAGTCCGCATGCTTCGCTCCTACAGCAAAGAGTCCATTACGTCAGTGGGGGCAGACTCGGGGGATGATTTT GCCTCTGATGGCAGTAGCTCCAGGGACGACCTCTCCTCCCAGATCCTCAGAAGGAATGATCAGATTCGCAAGCTGGAGGCCAAACTATCAG ACTACGCTGAGCAGCTCCGACTTATGCAGAAGACCAAGGACAAGCTTGAAATTGCATTAGAAAAACATCAGGATT CCTCCATGAGGAAACTGCAGGACCAGAATGAGACTCACCAGGCCAATAGAGCCAAAATGGCCGAAGGCATGGCTTTGGCACTGGACAAGAAGGATCAG GAATGGATGGAAAGGATATCTACGCTGGAGCAG GAGAAAACATCTCTGTCTGTGAGGCTAGATGATATGATGGAGCAGAGCCTTACTCTGTTCCAGAAGAGGGATGACCTGGACGAGCTGGAGGGCTTCCAGCAGCAGGAGCTCGCCAAAGTCAAACACATG TTACTGAGCAAGGAGGAGCAGCTGGTCCAGCGGGAGCGAGTGCTCCACCAGAAGGGTGCCGAGCTGCAGATGGCCAAGAAGGGTCTGGCCGAAGCCCAGGAGCAGCTGCGGGCTCTGGGAGAGGAGCATCAGGAAAGTTGCAGGCTCAACACGGAGCTGGAGATGGAGAG AGAGGAGCTGCTGGAGGTCAGGGAGGAGGCTGAGAAGAAGATTAGTGAGCTGGAGGGCAGAGGCCAGAACCTGCAGAAGGTCATCCAACAGGTATCTGAGGACTTCCAGAAG TCGCAGAGCAGGGCAGCAGCTGTAGAGAAGTCTCTCCGTACGTTACAAATGGAGAACAATGCCCTGAAGCTGGAGCAACACAAA GCTGCAGTGACTGATGAGGACAAGGAGCGTGTGCTGCTGGACCTGCAGGAGAAGAACTCCTCTCTGGAGAGACGTCTGCATGGTAACCTGAGTGAAGACGAGCTCCTCCAGGAGCTGCTCAAAGAG AAGTCCACTCTGGAGCAGAGGCTGGAGGACACGAGAGTTGAGCTGCTGGAGGCACGCACCAACCATGCAGACACGGTTAGCTCTTTGGAGGCTCAG ATATCCAGACTCAACAACAACGTGACTGAACTACAGACCCTGCTACGACACAAAGATGACTCCTCCAAGAATTACAGAGAGAGAACGGACGCACAG ATAGCAGGTCTGGAAcagcaggtgcaggagagcaatGAGAGGCTCAAGAACACTGAGCAGCAGATCTCTGACAAACAAGCACATCTAGACAAACTG CAGGCAGAGTGGAGTGTGGAGAGGGACAGTCTGCAGCAGCAGGTGTCTGCAGAGCGGCAACAGGGCCAGGAGAGGGCAGGTCGGCTGGAGGAGCAGCTCACTGcactgcagacagagagagacaccgaaCACACCTCTGCCCAAGCCAGGATT AGTGAGTTGGAGCAAGAGAGAGCCTCTCTGCTGAGGGGGAGGGATAAAGCTGACGTGGCTCTGAGGAGGCAGGCAGAGGAGCTGGAGCAGGCCAGG TCAGAGCTGAGCAGCAGGCAGACAGTGAGTGTGGAGATAGCCATGGCTCTGGAGGACACCAGGAGACAGAAGGAGGAGCTCCAACTACAG GTAGTAGAGATGATGGCGTCACTTCAAACAACATCGCAGGAACTGGCCCACGTCACTGAGCAGCTGAAGCGGAAAGAAGAGGATCTCCAAACACTTCGCAATG AGCTGCAGAGCGCCCAGAGCTCCCTGTCCCAGCTGCAAGAGGAGGCGGAGGGGCTGCAGGCAGCAGcccaggagagacaggaggagaaggaCAGCCAGCTGGTCAGCTTGAGGCAGGAGCTCCTAACCCAGAACGAGCAGTTGGACTCCTGCCAGTTACGG GTATCAGAgctggaggtagaggtagagactctGACGTTGCAGCAGACTCCAGAGCTGTGTGAACTGGACCAGAATGGGACTGTGACGGTGGATGACCTGGACCACATGCAGAAGGCCAACCGAGACCTGGAGCAGCAGCTCAGTGACAAGAACAAG ACCATTAAGCAGCTGCAGCAGAGGCTAGCAGAGCTAAAGAGGACCTTGCAGAAGGAGCTG AAGCTGAAACCTGAAACAGAGTCCGATGGGAAAGAGAGGGCccaagaagggagaggagagaggcaagAGAGGCCAGACAGAATCTTTACAGAGCCCACTCCAGGCCCGGCCCCGGGCCCAAACACCACTGTCACCAACACATCTGATCTCAATGACTCACGAGAGATCAACTTTGAGTACCTCAAACACGTGGTGCTAAAATTCATGTCATCCAGAGAGGCTGAG GCCTATCAGCTGATCAGAGCAGTGTCTGTGTTGCTGAACTTCACTGGTGAGGAAGAGGACATGTTGAAGCAGACTCTGGAGTACAAG
- the LOC139576943 gene encoding golgin subfamily A member 1-like isoform X2, which yields MFAKLKKKIAEEAATAPRTGVRMLRSYSKESITSVGADSGDDFASDGSSSRDDLSSQILRRNDQIRKLEAKLSDYAEQLRLMQKTKDKLEIALEKHQDSSMRKLQDQNETHQANRAKMAEGMALALDKKDQEWMERISTLEQEKTSLSVRLDDMMEQSLTLFQKRDDLDELEGFQQQELAKVKHMLLSKEEQLVQRERVLHQKGAELQMAKKGLAEAQEQLRALGEEHQESCRLNTELEMEREELLEVREEAEKKISELEGRGQNLQKVIQQVSEDFQKSQSRAAAVEKSLRTLQMENNALKLEQHKAAVTDEDKERVLLDLQEKNSSLERRLHGNLSEDELLQELLKEKSTLEQRLEDTRVELLEARTNHADTVSSLEAQISRLNNNVTELQTLLRHKDDSSKNYRERTDAQIAGLEQQVQESNERLKNTEQQISDKQAHLDKLAEWSVERDSLQQQVSAERQQGQERAGRLEEQLTALQTERDTEHTSAQARISELEQERASLLRGRDKADVALRRQAEELEQARSELSSRQTVSVEIAVALRRQAEELEQARSELSSRQTVSVEIAMALEDTRRQKEELQLQVVEMMASLQTTSQELAHVTEQLKRKEEDLQTLRNELQSAQSSLSQLQEEAEGLQAAAQERQEEKDSQLVSLRQELLTQNEQLDSCQLRVSELEVEVETLTLQQTPELCELDQNGTVTVDDLDHMQKANRDLEQQLSDKNKTIKQLQQRLAELKRTLQKELKLKPETESDGKERAQEGRGERQERPDRIFTEPTPGPAPGPNTTVTNTSDLNDSREINFEYLKHVVLKFMSSREAEAYQLIRAVSVLLNFTGEEEDMLKQTLEYKMSWFGSKPPPKGIVRPSVSGAPAHWS from the exons ATGTTTGCCAAACTGAAAAAGAAGATTGCtgaggaggcagccacagcccccCGGACCGGAGTCCGCATGCTTCGCTCCTACAGCAAAGAGTCCATTACGTCAGTGGGGGCAGACTCGGGGGATGATTTT GCCTCTGATGGCAGTAGCTCCAGGGACGACCTCTCCTCCCAGATCCTCAGAAGGAATGATCAGATTCGCAAGCTGGAGGCCAAACTATCAG ACTACGCTGAGCAGCTCCGACTTATGCAGAAGACCAAGGACAAGCTTGAAATTGCATTAGAAAAACATCAGGATT CCTCCATGAGGAAACTGCAGGACCAGAATGAGACTCACCAGGCCAATAGAGCCAAAATGGCCGAAGGCATGGCTTTGGCACTGGACAAGAAGGATCAG GAATGGATGGAAAGGATATCTACGCTGGAGCAG GAGAAAACATCTCTGTCTGTGAGGCTAGATGATATGATGGAGCAGAGCCTTACTCTGTTCCAGAAGAGGGATGACCTGGACGAGCTGGAGGGCTTCCAGCAGCAGGAGCTCGCCAAAGTCAAACACATG TTACTGAGCAAGGAGGAGCAGCTGGTCCAGCGGGAGCGAGTGCTCCACCAGAAGGGTGCCGAGCTGCAGATGGCCAAGAAGGGTCTGGCCGAAGCCCAGGAGCAGCTGCGGGCTCTGGGAGAGGAGCATCAGGAAAGTTGCAGGCTCAACACGGAGCTGGAGATGGAGAG AGAGGAGCTGCTGGAGGTCAGGGAGGAGGCTGAGAAGAAGATTAGTGAGCTGGAGGGCAGAGGCCAGAACCTGCAGAAGGTCATCCAACAGGTATCTGAGGACTTCCAGAAG TCGCAGAGCAGGGCAGCAGCTGTAGAGAAGTCTCTCCGTACGTTACAAATGGAGAACAATGCCCTGAAGCTGGAGCAACACAAA GCTGCAGTGACTGATGAGGACAAGGAGCGTGTGCTGCTGGACCTGCAGGAGAAGAACTCCTCTCTGGAGAGACGTCTGCATGGTAACCTGAGTGAAGACGAGCTCCTCCAGGAGCTGCTCAAAGAG AAGTCCACTCTGGAGCAGAGGCTGGAGGACACGAGAGTTGAGCTGCTGGAGGCACGCACCAACCATGCAGACACGGTTAGCTCTTTGGAGGCTCAG ATATCCAGACTCAACAACAACGTGACTGAACTACAGACCCTGCTACGACACAAAGATGACTCCTCCAAGAATTACAGAGAGAGAACGGACGCACAG ATAGCAGGTCTGGAAcagcaggtgcaggagagcaatGAGAGGCTCAAGAACACTGAGCAGCAGATCTCTGACAAACAAGCACATCTAGACAAACTG GCAGAGTGGAGTGTGGAGAGGGACAGTCTGCAGCAGCAGGTGTCTGCAGAGCGGCAACAGGGCCAGGAGAGGGCAGGTCGGCTGGAGGAGCAGCTCACTGcactgcagacagagagagacaccgaaCACACCTCTGCCCAAGCCAGGATT AGTGAGTTGGAGCAAGAGAGAGCCTCTCTGCTGAGGGGGAGGGATAAAGCTGACGTGGCTCTGAGGAGGCAGGCAGAGGAGCTGGAGCAGGCCAGG TCAGAGCTGAGCAGCAGGCAGACAGTGAGTGTGGAGATAGCCGTGGCTCTGAGGAGGCAGGCAGAGGAGCTGGAGCAGGCCAGG TCAGAGCTGAGCAGCAGGCAGACAGTGAGTGTGGAGATAGCCATGGCTCTGGAGGACACCAGGAGACAGAAGGAGGAGCTCCAACTACAG GTAGTAGAGATGATGGCGTCACTTCAAACAACATCGCAGGAACTGGCCCACGTCACTGAGCAGCTGAAGCGGAAAGAAGAGGATCTCCAAACACTTCGCAATG AGCTGCAGAGCGCCCAGAGCTCCCTGTCCCAGCTGCAAGAGGAGGCGGAGGGGCTGCAGGCAGCAGcccaggagagacaggaggagaaggaCAGCCAGCTGGTCAGCTTGAGGCAGGAGCTCCTAACCCAGAACGAGCAGTTGGACTCCTGCCAGTTACGG GTATCAGAgctggaggtagaggtagagactctGACGTTGCAGCAGACTCCAGAGCTGTGTGAACTGGACCAGAATGGGACTGTGACGGTGGATGACCTGGACCACATGCAGAAGGCCAACCGAGACCTGGAGCAGCAGCTCAGTGACAAGAACAAG ACCATTAAGCAGCTGCAGCAGAGGCTAGCAGAGCTAAAGAGGACCTTGCAGAAGGAGCTG AAGCTGAAACCTGAAACAGAGTCCGATGGGAAAGAGAGGGCccaagaagggagaggagagaggcaagAGAGGCCAGACAGAATCTTTACAGAGCCCACTCCAGGCCCGGCCCCGGGCCCAAACACCACTGTCACCAACACATCTGATCTCAATGACTCACGAGAGATCAACTTTGAGTACCTCAAACACGTGGTGCTAAAATTCATGTCATCCAGAGAGGCTGAG GCCTATCAGCTGATCAGAGCAGTGTCTGTGTTGCTGAACTTCACTGGTGAGGAAGAGGACATGTTGAAGCAGACTCTGGAGTACAAG
- the LOC139576943 gene encoding golgin subfamily A member 1-like isoform X3 gives MFAKLKKKIAEEAATAPRTGVRMLRSYSKESITSVGADSGDDFASDGSSSRDDLSSQILRRNDQIRKLEAKLSASMRKLQDQNETHQANRAKMAEGMALALDKKDQEWMERISTLEQEKTSLSVRLDDMMEQSLTLFQKRDDLDELEGFQQQELAKVKHMLLSKEEQLVQRERVLHQKGAELQMAKKGLAEAQEQLRALGEEHQESCRLNTELEMEREELLEVREEAEKKISELEGRGQNLQKVIQQVSEDFQKSQSRAAAVEKSLRTLQMENNALKLEQHKAAVTDEDKERVLLDLQEKNSSLERRLHGNLSEDELLQELLKEKSTLEQRLEDTRVELLEARTNHADTVSSLEAQISRLNNNVTELQTLLRHKDDSSKNYRERTDAQIAGLEQQVQESNERLKNTEQQISDKQAHLDKLQAEWSVERDSLQQQVSAERQQGQERAGRLEEQLTALQTERDTEHTSAQARISELEQERASLLRGRDKADVALRRQAEELEQARSELSSRQTVSVEIAVALRRQAEELEQARSELSSRQTVSVEIAMALEDTRRQKEELQLQVVEMMASLQTTSQELAHVTEQLKRKEEDLQTLRNELQSAQSSLSQLQEEAEGLQAAAQERQEEKDSQLVSLRQELLTQNEQLDSCQLRVSELEVEVETLTLQQTPELCELDQNGTVTVDDLDHMQKANRDLEQQLSDKNKTIKQLQQRLAELKRTLQKELKLKPETESDGKERAQEGRGERQERPDRIFTEPTPGPAPGPNTTVTNTSDLNDSREINFEYLKHVVLKFMSSREAEAYQLIRAVSVLLNFTGEEEDMLKQTLEYKMSWFGSKPPPKGIVRPSVSGAPAHWS, from the exons ATGTTTGCCAAACTGAAAAAGAAGATTGCtgaggaggcagccacagcccccCGGACCGGAGTCCGCATGCTTCGCTCCTACAGCAAAGAGTCCATTACGTCAGTGGGGGCAGACTCGGGGGATGATTTT GCCTCTGATGGCAGTAGCTCCAGGGACGACCTCTCCTCCCAGATCCTCAGAAGGAATGATCAGATTCGCAAGCTGGAGGCCAAACTATCAG CCTCCATGAGGAAACTGCAGGACCAGAATGAGACTCACCAGGCCAATAGAGCCAAAATGGCCGAAGGCATGGCTTTGGCACTGGACAAGAAGGATCAG GAATGGATGGAAAGGATATCTACGCTGGAGCAG GAGAAAACATCTCTGTCTGTGAGGCTAGATGATATGATGGAGCAGAGCCTTACTCTGTTCCAGAAGAGGGATGACCTGGACGAGCTGGAGGGCTTCCAGCAGCAGGAGCTCGCCAAAGTCAAACACATG TTACTGAGCAAGGAGGAGCAGCTGGTCCAGCGGGAGCGAGTGCTCCACCAGAAGGGTGCCGAGCTGCAGATGGCCAAGAAGGGTCTGGCCGAAGCCCAGGAGCAGCTGCGGGCTCTGGGAGAGGAGCATCAGGAAAGTTGCAGGCTCAACACGGAGCTGGAGATGGAGAG AGAGGAGCTGCTGGAGGTCAGGGAGGAGGCTGAGAAGAAGATTAGTGAGCTGGAGGGCAGAGGCCAGAACCTGCAGAAGGTCATCCAACAGGTATCTGAGGACTTCCAGAAG TCGCAGAGCAGGGCAGCAGCTGTAGAGAAGTCTCTCCGTACGTTACAAATGGAGAACAATGCCCTGAAGCTGGAGCAACACAAA GCTGCAGTGACTGATGAGGACAAGGAGCGTGTGCTGCTGGACCTGCAGGAGAAGAACTCCTCTCTGGAGAGACGTCTGCATGGTAACCTGAGTGAAGACGAGCTCCTCCAGGAGCTGCTCAAAGAG AAGTCCACTCTGGAGCAGAGGCTGGAGGACACGAGAGTTGAGCTGCTGGAGGCACGCACCAACCATGCAGACACGGTTAGCTCTTTGGAGGCTCAG ATATCCAGACTCAACAACAACGTGACTGAACTACAGACCCTGCTACGACACAAAGATGACTCCTCCAAGAATTACAGAGAGAGAACGGACGCACAG ATAGCAGGTCTGGAAcagcaggtgcaggagagcaatGAGAGGCTCAAGAACACTGAGCAGCAGATCTCTGACAAACAAGCACATCTAGACAAACTG CAGGCAGAGTGGAGTGTGGAGAGGGACAGTCTGCAGCAGCAGGTGTCTGCAGAGCGGCAACAGGGCCAGGAGAGGGCAGGTCGGCTGGAGGAGCAGCTCACTGcactgcagacagagagagacaccgaaCACACCTCTGCCCAAGCCAGGATT AGTGAGTTGGAGCAAGAGAGAGCCTCTCTGCTGAGGGGGAGGGATAAAGCTGACGTGGCTCTGAGGAGGCAGGCAGAGGAGCTGGAGCAGGCCAGG TCAGAGCTGAGCAGCAGGCAGACAGTGAGTGTGGAGATAGCCGTGGCTCTGAGGAGGCAGGCAGAGGAGCTGGAGCAGGCCAGG TCAGAGCTGAGCAGCAGGCAGACAGTGAGTGTGGAGATAGCCATGGCTCTGGAGGACACCAGGAGACAGAAGGAGGAGCTCCAACTACAG GTAGTAGAGATGATGGCGTCACTTCAAACAACATCGCAGGAACTGGCCCACGTCACTGAGCAGCTGAAGCGGAAAGAAGAGGATCTCCAAACACTTCGCAATG AGCTGCAGAGCGCCCAGAGCTCCCTGTCCCAGCTGCAAGAGGAGGCGGAGGGGCTGCAGGCAGCAGcccaggagagacaggaggagaaggaCAGCCAGCTGGTCAGCTTGAGGCAGGAGCTCCTAACCCAGAACGAGCAGTTGGACTCCTGCCAGTTACGG GTATCAGAgctggaggtagaggtagagactctGACGTTGCAGCAGACTCCAGAGCTGTGTGAACTGGACCAGAATGGGACTGTGACGGTGGATGACCTGGACCACATGCAGAAGGCCAACCGAGACCTGGAGCAGCAGCTCAGTGACAAGAACAAG ACCATTAAGCAGCTGCAGCAGAGGCTAGCAGAGCTAAAGAGGACCTTGCAGAAGGAGCTG AAGCTGAAACCTGAAACAGAGTCCGATGGGAAAGAGAGGGCccaagaagggagaggagagaggcaagAGAGGCCAGACAGAATCTTTACAGAGCCCACTCCAGGCCCGGCCCCGGGCCCAAACACCACTGTCACCAACACATCTGATCTCAATGACTCACGAGAGATCAACTTTGAGTACCTCAAACACGTGGTGCTAAAATTCATGTCATCCAGAGAGGCTGAG GCCTATCAGCTGATCAGAGCAGTGTCTGTGTTGCTGAACTTCACTGGTGAGGAAGAGGACATGTTGAAGCAGACTCTGGAGTACAAG